A single region of the Aquarana catesbeiana isolate 2022-GZ linkage group LG07, ASM4218655v1, whole genome shotgun sequence genome encodes:
- the KCTD6 gene encoding BTB/POZ domain-containing protein KCTD6 isoform X2: MHSSAFKRRIHSKHQSLDQMDNGDWGYMTDPVTLNVGGNVYTTSLSTLTRYPDSMLGAMFRGDFPTARDSQGNYFIDRDGSLFRYILNFLRTSELTLPVDFKEFDLLRKEVDFYQIEPLIQFLNDPKPLYPTDTFEEVVELSSTRKLSKYSNPVAVIITQLTITTKVHALLEGIANHFTKWNKHMMDTRDCQVSFTFGPCDYHQEVSLRVHLMEYITKQGFTIRNTRVHHMSERANENTVEHNWTFCRLARKTDD, translated from the exons ATGCATTCCTCAGCATTCAAGCGTCGTATTCACTCCAAGCATCAGTCGTTGGATCAAATGGACAATGGAGACTGGGGATACATG ACTGACCCAGTCACACTCAATGTTGGGGGCAATGTATACACAACATCACTGTCTACACTGACCCGTTATCCTGACTCCATGTTGGGTGCCATGTTCCGGGGCGACTTCCCCACTGCTAGAGACTCGCAGGGTAACTACTTCATCGATCGTGATGGTTCCCTTTTCCGATACATTCTAAACTTTCTTCggacatcagaactaactcttccCGTAGACTTCAAGGAATTTGACCTGCTTCGGAAAGAAGTAGATTTTTATCAGATCGAACCTTTAATACAATTTCTAAACGATCCCAAACCTTTGTACCCCACGGACACCTTTGAAGAAGTCGTTGAGCTGTCTAGTACGAGGAAACTGTCCAAGTACTCCAATCCTGTCGCTGTCATTATTACTCAACTCACCATCACGACCAAGGTGCATGCGTTACTGGAGGGGATCGCCAACCACTTCACCAAGTGGAACAAGCACATGATGGACACTCGGGATTGCCAAGTCTCCTTTACTTTTGGGCCTTGTGATTACCACCAAGAGGTCTCCCTCAGAGTCCATCTGATGGAATACATTACTAAGCAAGGCTTTACAATCCGGAATACCCGGGTCCACCATATGAGCGAACGGGCCAACGAGAACACGGTGGAGCATAACTGGACTTTTTGCCGACTAGCAAGAAAGACAGATGACTGA
- the KCTD6 gene encoding BTB/POZ domain-containing protein KCTD6 isoform X1, whose amino-acid sequence MHSSAFKRRIHSKHQSLDQMDNGDWGYMKTDPVTLNVGGNVYTTSLSTLTRYPDSMLGAMFRGDFPTARDSQGNYFIDRDGSLFRYILNFLRTSELTLPVDFKEFDLLRKEVDFYQIEPLIQFLNDPKPLYPTDTFEEVVELSSTRKLSKYSNPVAVIITQLTITTKVHALLEGIANHFTKWNKHMMDTRDCQVSFTFGPCDYHQEVSLRVHLMEYITKQGFTIRNTRVHHMSERANENTVEHNWTFCRLARKTDD is encoded by the exons ATGCATTCCTCAGCATTCAAGCGTCGTATTCACTCCAAGCATCAGTCGTTGGATCAAATGGACAATGGAGACTGGGGATACATG AAGACTGACCCAGTCACACTCAATGTTGGGGGCAATGTATACACAACATCACTGTCTACACTGACCCGTTATCCTGACTCCATGTTGGGTGCCATGTTCCGGGGCGACTTCCCCACTGCTAGAGACTCGCAGGGTAACTACTTCATCGATCGTGATGGTTCCCTTTTCCGATACATTCTAAACTTTCTTCggacatcagaactaactcttccCGTAGACTTCAAGGAATTTGACCTGCTTCGGAAAGAAGTAGATTTTTATCAGATCGAACCTTTAATACAATTTCTAAACGATCCCAAACCTTTGTACCCCACGGACACCTTTGAAGAAGTCGTTGAGCTGTCTAGTACGAGGAAACTGTCCAAGTACTCCAATCCTGTCGCTGTCATTATTACTCAACTCACCATCACGACCAAGGTGCATGCGTTACTGGAGGGGATCGCCAACCACTTCACCAAGTGGAACAAGCACATGATGGACACTCGGGATTGCCAAGTCTCCTTTACTTTTGGGCCTTGTGATTACCACCAAGAGGTCTCCCTCAGAGTCCATCTGATGGAATACATTACTAAGCAAGGCTTTACAATCCGGAATACCCGGGTCCACCATATGAGCGAACGGGCCAACGAGAACACGGTGGAGCATAACTGGACTTTTTGCCGACTAGCAAGAAAGACAGATGACTGA